A part of Candidatus Methylomirabilota bacterium genomic DNA contains:
- the ilvC gene encoding ketol-acid reductoisomerase, producing the protein MPAKIYYDQDADLGLLKGKKLAIIGYGSQGHAHALNLRDSGQDVVVGLYKGSKSWAKAEKDGLRVATVNEAAQTAGVIMILLPDQSQRQVFEAEIKGGLGKGKMLMFAHGFNIHFNQVVPPPDVDVAMIAPKAPGHVMRDLFTQGPGVPALLAVHQDVSGKARDVALAYGKGVGCTRAGVIETTFKEETETDLFGEQTTLCGGISHLIKAAFETLVEAGYQPEVAYFECMHEMKLIVDLFYQGGLAYMRYSVSDTAEYGDYTRGPRIVSEETKAEMRKILAEIQSGQFAREWVLENQANRAGFLAMRRRDAAHPIEEVGKRLRAMMSWIKPPRM; encoded by the coding sequence CTACGACCAGGACGCCGATCTCGGGCTGCTCAAGGGCAAGAAGCTCGCGATCATCGGCTACGGCAGCCAGGGGCACGCGCACGCGCTGAACCTCCGCGACTCGGGCCAGGACGTCGTCGTCGGCCTCTACAAGGGCTCCAAGAGCTGGGCGAAGGCCGAGAAGGACGGCCTCCGCGTCGCGACCGTGAACGAGGCCGCGCAGACGGCTGGCGTCATCATGATCCTGCTCCCCGACCAGAGCCAGCGGCAGGTGTTCGAGGCGGAGATCAAGGGCGGGCTCGGCAAGGGCAAGATGCTCATGTTCGCGCACGGCTTCAACATCCACTTCAACCAGGTGGTCCCGCCGCCCGACGTGGACGTCGCGATGATCGCGCCCAAGGCCCCGGGCCACGTGATGCGCGACCTCTTCACCCAGGGGCCGGGCGTGCCCGCGCTTCTCGCCGTGCACCAGGACGTCTCGGGCAAGGCGCGCGACGTGGCCCTCGCCTACGGCAAGGGCGTGGGCTGTACCCGGGCGGGGGTGATCGAAACTACCTTCAAGGAAGAGACCGAAACCGATCTCTTCGGCGAGCAGACGACCCTGTGCGGCGGCATCTCGCACCTGATCAAGGCAGCGTTCGAGACGCTCGTCGAGGCGGGCTACCAGCCGGAGGTCGCCTACTTCGAGTGCATGCACGAGATGAAGCTGATCGTCGACCTGTTCTACCAGGGCGGTCTCGCGTACATGCGCTACTCCGTCTCCGACACGGCCGAGTACGGCGACTACACGCGCGGGCCGCGGATCGTGAGCGAGGAGACGAAGGCCGAGATGCGGAAGATCCTCGCCGAGATCCAGTCGGGGCAGTTCGCCCGCGAGTGGGTGCTCGAGAACCAGGCGAACCGCGCGGGCTTCCTGGCGATGCGCCGGCGCGACGCCGCGCATCCGATCGAGGAGGTCGGCAAGCGGCTGCGCGCGATGATGTCCTGGATCAAGCCGCCGAGGATGTAG